In Cryptomeria japonica chromosome 5, Sugi_1.0, whole genome shotgun sequence, the genomic window AGCACTCGTTGATGGATTGCATTATTTACTTTGACACTCTGCTTTTAAGTTTTTGTTCATCTCTCTAGATATAATGGTCTTTAACAATTCTGCCATCTGGAGCTTCTTATGTGGTGGATATTAGCTGGCCTAATTTTGTTTTTATGCTCTTATCAACTTTACTGTCACAAAGAATCATTTAATAAGGCTGTTGTTCTCCTTTGGCATTTTATACAAATAAAAATACGAACATTTTGTGCTGAGTTAGATATTAAATATAATCTTCTATTTAATTGATTTTTTGAAAGCGATGAATGCTTGGTTTGCTTTCGttggaaagaaaaataaaaggtaaaaataattaaatatataagaaTAATTACATATTAGATGAATTCATAATATAAGAATTCACTACAATCATATTTTGTTGAGTGTTTTTCTTATAAGTATAGTTTGTATGAAAGAATTacattcaaaatgaaatattattataatatctatTTTGTAAATTTACAGAATTTATATCATTAAATATCACATTAAAAAGTTAAATTAagatttaaaattgataaaataatatttaaagttTTGTGATTGAATGCTTTTAAAATTGATTTATCATGTGAATGGTTCAATAAAGACACAATATTTTATAATAATTAGATTTTTTGCGTCTACACCTAACCCTATCATAGAAATAATTCACTACATAAATTAAATCAAATGAATCAGAAGTATAGTCTAAACAATAGTCTATAATGATTAGATTCAAACAACTCAAACTAATTCGACTTTCACATTATATGATAGAAATTATATTTGAGgagattaaaatttattttttaggaGCTTCTATCATTTAAAATGTTATAAAAAGTTTAATTTAAATAACAAAAAACTATTGAGTattttacctttaaaatatttcTAATCCATGAGCAATTAAGGTGAATTACAATCCacatcatcaaaaaaaaattatgtttaagtttttttttcatttttggtttGCAACTATTGTGAATTGTGGCCAGTTGGTAGAGTAGATTGACTTTGTTGTCAATTATAGCGACAAACtgtattattttttatatgtaCTCTAGAGCTTCATTGTTTGGTTGAATTGAATTTATGTGGTCTCAAAAGATATAAATAGTCATTGAAAATTAATGTCAAGTAAAATGGTTTCCTGTTTGTTCCTAGTTCCATTGTCTTTTGGATTGCCAAGGAGACATTCCCACCATGTAATTTAACTCATTGGTGGGATGATAAAGAAGCAGAGATTAATGCCTAATAAGAACAATGGCATGGAAAATAAAGTGCTACACCCAAAAAAGAGAGCTAGAATAAACAACAAAAAGTTAAAAAGAATAACAAGACACCATACTCaaagatgaatggaagaaatgtatTGGAAGGAAGAGATTTGAATGGCAGTTTGAAGGTGAAGTGGTGTGGGGAAACAAACATTGGCATAGTGGTGAAAAAGTATGCAAAGAGAATTTAGGAGGTCTATACTACACATTGCATAACACACATTATATTGGTAAGGAACATGAATTAGTATATGGAGAAACTCAACTTCTAATCCAACTTATCATTAGTAAAAAAATTAGATCATAAATTAATGTTAAAAAAATAATTCAAATGACAAGCATAAACACACAACAGCATAAGAGAGCACCAAATATATGTGAAAATCCAAAatagaaaaaccatagtgagaatagctacttggatctactatccaaatctaGCCTCAAAAATAATAGATCGGTTATTTGATATGAACTAGGCACAAAACTCCCCAATTACATTTGCATGCGACAACCTATAGCAAGTGGATCAAAATCATCAAGGGATGAGTCATCATCGTCATGATAGTCATTAGAATAAGATCTAGAAGCTTGGATAGTCAAGTGATTATCATTAGCATGCTTCCACTAGTAGCAACACCTTTACAATGTGAAAGAGTAGAATTCGTGGCCAAATGGCCCATTGAGAAGCAGTAACAACACTGaatgggaggccctcataatccaacgattgagtccatggcctatacCCCACCATCAAAACCACATCCCCATGAAAAAATGTATGCAAAAGTAGAATTTGTCATGAAGGAAGTGGAAAATCAACCTGTAGGAAGTAGCCAATGGATTGGTAACAAGAAACTTCCCAGAATTAGAGGTGAAGGTTAGGGAGGCAACCCCACACTAGATGAAAATGAGTGGTTTTGTAAggtaattaaatgaattttttaaGGTTTAATTGAGAGGGAATGCACACCCTAAGCCCATAGCTTGTTCATCTCTAGATCTCTATCACCAGAAGATGGAAAGGAAGCAATACAAATCCTTTAACACAAGGCAAGAGCTCAATATTACCCAAAACTAAAGGTAAAAAGTATTCCAAAACTTATCCATGAGGATCTGGAAGGGAAGGCCAAAGACCTAAGAATCTACAAACCAAATTGCAACATTGGTAAAAGTCCTCATTCTTTGCTAGATCTTGGTTGTGCACCACAACAGAGGAGGTTTTGGCACAACGAAATAAGCAAAGATTTCCATAGAATGAGGCAACAACAAAAACAATTGCCGCACAAGAAACACTTTGATCCCCAATAGAAAATATGAGCCTCCTATGAGCACCATCACCACTAACCTCCACAGGACCAGAGAAAAGATGAAAAACATGGTTGATAGAACCACCCACAACCAAGGGGTTGCCCAACCTTAATTGCACATAATGAGGCTCTAAAGGAATAGATAGATGTAGCAGAGGCTCCAACGgaaatccttgaagaagtggagatggTCCCCAAGGAGTGGTGGGAGGAGGGGGGTCACCCATAAGAGCATCAACATTTGTAGGTTGTGCAGCCTGAGAGAGCTCCATATCAAAATGATTGTTCATAATGCGTCATTCAATAAATGCCATAGACATAATTAACTTGATTTTTGACACCCAAATGAATGAGCTAATAATtatattttagaaaatttaattaaagaactaaaaaatttaaaatttaaaatagattCAGTAAGACCATATTAAACAATCTGATATAAAAAACTGAATCATACCACACAATATAAATCAACATGAAAAAGaattaattcaaaaattaaaattatatcactaataaataataaaaactGAATTGTACATTAATATAAATTCAAACACATCAATTATTGTACATTTATATAAAATGGCCATAATACTGAAAGGATAAATATGTGAAGTAGTCTCTTTTATCCCTTAAAATACATAAACACTGGACCACGTAATATTATTTCTTTGGAAATTTTCACATAACTATTTTGCAATTTGGGGGACTTCAGTGGATATATCTTCGTATGGTAGAGAATATACACAAGCAACATATCTTGTGTTGTCTTTTTTCAATCAAGTTCTTCATTAATATAGACAGACATTTCCTGTAAAGGAAATGTGAATTGGTCTGCAAGTGAGCCTACATCTGAGCAAGGCCACGCAAGTTTTTCTTCCTTGATTTGATGTCAGAACGACTAATAGAAAGGAACAGTATACAAAAGCTACAAAGGACACTTGATACcactttaatttattttaaaaacagTCCAAAACTCTAATCATATTATGTCAACCTTTATCTAGAGTCGGTGGTTGGATGAAAGGATGGTTTGAGTTTCCTTTGTTATATATACTTTACATGTTCTTCCCATTACTCACAAAGCTTTCTAACACATCTCCAATCTTATCTTATCTGCATTGTTCACCTTAGTGTAAATCAATTCCACTTAGCTCGCTTAACAATATTGCAATGGCAAGGAGCAAGGGAAATCCCCAAGTCCTTATTGTGAAGCACATAGTCAGAACCCTCTGTAGGCTGGCCAGTTCCATTATGGTGGATGGGTATTCTCTTTCTTCAAAGAGCAGAAGACATTTCAGCTCAAGAGATGAATTCTTGAACAGATCGTGTGGTGGCCTCCCTGCTGATGTGCCAAAGGGACACTGTGCAGTGTATGTTGGTAGCGAACAATCTAGGTATATTATCCCCACAAAGTATTTGAATCATTCTCTCTTCAGGGAATTGCTAGATAAGGCGGAGGAAGAGTATGGTTTTGATCACCAAATGGGACTCACAATTCCCTGTGAGGAGGTTGCTTTCCAGTATCTGACATCCATTTTGGAGAAAAGAGTGTATCACTAAGTGATATGAAGTGTAGGACCTCATTGTTTTCCCCCCCTCAAGAGAAATAGGCCTCATTGTTTTCAGATCTGCGGAGCACCATGTCAGCCAATGTTGCTTACACCTTAAAATGAACCATCATGCCAAGAGCTGGTTGGGGGAAAAGCGGGGACTTGACAGGGAACAAGCCAGATTGTCTACAATGTTGGGCTGATGCCCGGTTGAGGTCACCAGAAAGACATTGTTGTACATAATCAGAAATCGTTAAAATGTATACTTTTTTAGCAAGGTTATAAATCTATCAACTCGTCAATGAGCTGCATATTTTTCTTTGACACTCTGCTCTTAAATTTTtgtttatatatctctatatgtaaTGGCCTTAATTGTTCTGCCATTTTGCATACACTAAGGTTTCCTAAACATTCAGTGATGGATATGGCAAAGTTTCTTGTTTGTTTATATCTCCTTAGATTGTCTCGGTGCAGAGAAGGGAGACTGAGACAGCTAGGATAGAAAAATAGAGAAGGTGATCATGAGGAGGAAGAGTTCATAGAGATGCATGAGTCGTAGAAAAAGGTTGAATGGATATCAGACATGAAATTTGACAACGAAGGGGAAAGGGGCAAAATGCAGCGGTTAGATTGAACGTAATGTAGACAAAAATGCACATGGGGAGCTGTGTAGAGGAGCCAATAAGCTAGAGGGCCCTTGAATAGGCCAATTAAGGTGAGGATTGACTAGGCAGTGTGGTAAACAAAAAGTGAAGAGCTCACGTGAGGTTGACAGGGTAATATGACAAGGGAAAGAGATAGTGTGTGAGCAACAAGACGAAGAATATGACTATGAATAGGGAAAGAACAAGTTCTTGTTTCTAAAGAAAAATAAAGATTTATGAataaaatgatcattaatggtGTTGTTCAAATGGTGTTCATGACTAATATTTAGTTGTTTTAGGTTGATTTAAGGGAAAAAAATATGTATGGTTTTCAAGTGAGGTGCAAGTGGCATGCATCAACATGATAGCAAGACAATCATGAAGGCAGTTAGTGTAATTACATTTTTGTATttggttatgtgatgttatttcataaACAACAAAGGATGGTCTTACATTGTATGGGTCATTTGATTAGATGAAGTCAAATACAATTTATGGTAATAAATACCTTGTACAAATAATTACATGCAACATTGATGATGGGCCACAGAGTGTGaaccgaaatgttgatgcaaacaaaCACACACAATCAACATTTTGGTTCAAACTCTTTACATGCAACATTTTTCTTAGGATAAACATATTGAAATATTTTAGTTGTTAAGAATAAAATCGCATTCAATGAACTAGCTTTTGACAAGGTCATGTAGAACAATTTAGATTGGTGTAGCCTTGTCTAGGAATCACTTGGTCACTTATAACAGGCTTGTCTTTTTGTGTACTTCATTGTTAAGGAAGAGGTTGTGTCAAAAAGCATAGTAATGCCTAGTAAAAAATGAGGGAACACAACTACTCTTTTTCATAGTCATCAATCACCTTAATAGTTGTAGAAAGATTGAAAACACACCAAGAAAAGATGCAAATGTTAATACAATAGATACAAATACGAGATAGAGATTAACATTATAATGATAGAGTTTCCCTAGAAATGCTTTGAGCTAATAATCAATTATCTTGATAAATTGGGAGACATCATTCGATATATATTCAGACATATAAAGACAATCCAATCCAATCTAAACATTGAATAATGCAATGTTGAATAATTCAATACTAAATAATACCCAAAACAAAGATTAAAATAGATACAACTAATATATAACAATCAAAAACATATGATAACTAACTAATTATAAGTTTCATGATTACCAATCAATATACCTAATACATCAAACTAAATGTATTTATATAAATTACTTTAAATACAAATTTTTACTAATTCTTTTAAAATTTTAGTAAGAGACACAAAATCTAACTAAATAACTCTATTTGGGTATGGATCCCTGTGGAAGCTTTGATGCTACATTGGGCTCCTCTACTCTATATCTTTGTTCCTATGGAGGTGGGCTTTTGTGCTAAGCTAGGTGGCTTCCTTGGGTTTTATGGGTCTTGAAGTGTGGTAGCCTTGTCTTCCCCTCTGTGAGACTACCTTTCAATACTCTTTTCCTATTAGGAAAGGTTCCTAGGATTGTTTTTTTCTCTACTCCTTCTAGTGACCCTATGGAGATGGGCCTTGAAGGTGCTTTGATCATTAAGGCTTATTTTAGTGATGGGTGTTTGTGGGGGTCAGATTTGGTTTTTCTTGAGGATGGCGATGTGCTTTTTGGATGTAGTTTTCCATGCGCTGTGAAATTGCAATTTGGAGGGTTTTCACTTTTCAGTGGATGTATCTTCTTATGGTGGAGAATATACTCAAGCAACATGTCATGTGCTGTGTATTTCAATCAAGTTCTTTAGCGATAAAGACAGACATTCGCTGTAGAGGAAATGTGAATTGGTCTGCACGTGAGCCTACACCTGGACAAGCCCACGCTTCCTTTGCTTCCTTGATTTGATGACAGAACGACGACTAAGATGCCCACCATGGAAAGCAACAGTGTAGAAAAGCTATTTCAACAGAAGTCCGAATTTCTAATCATATTATGTTCACCTTTAGTTAGTGCCGGTGGTTCGATGAATGGTTGGTTTAAGTTTTGCTTTGCTATATATACTATGCTTATTCTTCCCTTTACTCACAACGCTTTCTAATTCTTAGACTCCAACCTTCTCTTATCTGAGTTGCTCGCCTTAGTTTGTAAATCAGTTCCATTAACCTTGCTTAACAATTCTGCGATGGCAAGGAGCAAGGGAAATCCCCAAGTCCTTATTGTGAAGCATATAATCAGAGTCCTCTGTAGGTTTGTCAATTCCATTAAGGCAAATGGGTATGCACTTTCTTCAAAGAGTAGAATACATTTTAGCTCAAGAGATGAGTTCTTGAACGGATCGTGTGGTGGCCTCCCTGCTGATATCCCAAAGAGGCACTGTTCAGTGTATGTTGGCAGCGAACAGTCTAGGTATATTATCCCCACAAAGTATTTGAATCATTCTCTATTCAGGGAATTGCTAGATAAAGCCGAAGAGGAGTATGGTTTTGATCACCAGATGGGACTTACAATTCCCTGTGAGGAGGTTGCTTTCCAGTATCTGACGTCCATGTTGAGAAAAAGGATGTATGAACTCAAAGTTTTTCATCCCTGAAGAGAAATAGATCTCATTGTTTTGAGGTCTGAGGAGCGTCTCCTGCCTAGAGCTGGTTGAAGCAAAAGCAGGGGCTTCACATGGAACGGGCCAGCCTGTGTACAGTTTTGGGCTGATGCCCGGTTGACACTGTTCTAGATAATTAGAAGCCATAATAATGTATATATTTTAAACAACACTAAATATCTAAGGACTCGTCATTAgactttatatttttcttttgacactgttcttcaatttttgtttacaTCTCTCTAGAAGTAATGGCCTTCACTGTTCTGCTATCTTGCATATAATAAGATTTCTGAAGCATCTGTCATGAATATGACAGCGTTTCTTGTTTGTTATCTCCTCGAATGTAATGGCTTTAACAATTCTGCCGTCTTTAGTTTCTCGTTTGGTGGGTCTTTATCTGACGGAATTTGTGTTTACGCTCTTATCAACTTTACTATTACGATGAATTATTACATGAGGATGTTGTTCTCTTTTGACATTTTACAAAAATAATAATGGGAACATTGGTTCTCTATTTAAATATGAAATTGtgaaatatttaatataattttatatttagtttacaTTTAGTTAgaggtaaataatttttatttttcttagtaTAAAGACATTTAAAATATTAAGAATTCTTAtataagaataattaaatattagatgatGTATAATGCAATTCATTCTTATCATTGTACTTGTAGTTCTATTTTATAAGTGTTTCTTTTAAAATTATAGGTTGGAAGAAAGCATCTTATCTAAAATGTAATTTTGTTGCAATGTTTAAGAtgtattttataaaattaaataagtGCATACATTCAAATGTGACATAACATGTCTTACAAATGCAAATTAACAAAATAATTCTTGAAATTTTGTAAACAGttatttttaaaattgattttgTGAAAAAATGTCATATAAGTTTTTGAACAACATGAGTTAATAATTGTAATTGTTGTCAACATCTAATCTTACCTTAAAAATCATTTACTACCTAAAAATTCAACCACATACATCATAACCACAATCTAAATATTTTACAATGATTAGAGTCAAACAATGTCAACTAAGTAAACTTTCACACCATGTGATATACAATTGCATTAGAACAATTTATCCTTTATTTTTAGGATATTATATCATTTAAAATGTTATATAGAAAATCTATtttagacaaaaaaaaaattataatcttatctttaaaatatttcatgttttgtaatatttttagaagaaattttatccatatCTAAATTACCTTAATGATAAGCTCAAAAACCATTATAACTTAATAATGGTAGATTTTGGAAAGACTAAAATAACTACATTACCATATGTGCATGTTTGCGAGTTAAAGAAAATTTATTGAATGGGCTCAAATATTATTTCTAATGCATTTGAGGAGACTACCATTTATCTATAGTAGATTGTACCATCTATAATTACTATTAAAAATATACCTAAGAAGCAACCGACATCTGTCTCTAAGAGATCCTATCATTTAAATTCCCATACAAAATTTCAATTTAAGAAGCAACCACCATATATATCTAGGAGATTCTATCATCTAAAATTCTTATTAATAACATAACTAATGACTGCACTCATATGCTCAACACACAAATAAGAGGGGAATCAAAAGGGAAACAATAGAAGGCACCACTATAGAGATGATACCCATCCTAGAAGTAATAAATGAAGCTTCCTTAGAAAGAACACCAATAGAAACAAAACCCCTACCAGACACAACCATCATGGTCAAGAAACAACCTCTCTAGAATACTTGACCAAAAGAATCAATGTTTGGGAAATAAAACCATATATAAGACCTAGTTCTAAACTCTCCTTCAAAGACAAACCATGAACAATAGATGCATAGTGGGTAAGCACATCAAATAATCTAGCTACCAATAGAATGCCCAAAAGAAGCTCGTCCTCATTGATAATCTCACACAAAATATCCTCTGATAAACTTATAAGTCACTGAGAGGGcagggtgaattagtgcaagcaaaaaatTAATAAATCTAATAACTaatttcaccaacttgaaaatcaataagcatgcaagaaatataacaaCATAAGAAAACATCTAACTAAGTATGCaaaccataacataatgatttttcacgtggaaacccaaatgggaaaaaacacggtaggaattagtacccacaagaatCTTCTAACTACAATGTAGAGAtatgactggttaaggtcatacaaccaccTTGTTAGGGGCACACCCAATTAAGAGTGTTTTAGCCTgcttaagagctatacaataaggcatgttaggacccagccctattaggagctaaccatgttactaggatttacaaacaaaagctaatgtgtcaccttgttagaggatttcacttttggacctgctaggatcctactgcaccctgttaggagtgaccttgttaaaggattttcttgctacaactactaggaagacaacaagttcaactgaTCTGAATTTAGCACCTTTGTGCCTGATTAGATCCACTTCTCCTCAGCTTCTATCACTGACTAAACATCAaaacctaacttctccttcaactgcacgatcaaattctcactcttgctATATGAAATCATACAATTTACATCTCCTTATAAAGAACTATGTTAGGTCGGTTAAGAATCTTGGAATAATTCCGTATGTTCATTGAATATAGTCACCTTTTTCATTTTCCCACTCATTACACTTTTCTTTTCTTGGAAAATcaattcataacttaaaaacataGCAATAAGTCTATCGGTTACCGATCAAACTAACTCTGCTATACTAGTTCTTTGTTCTTCCTGACGGTGACTAGAAAGTTTGTCATAACTCGCTCAATACACTGAAtttgttgatgcattttggaacaTAGGTTCATGTTTCTATCTCCAAGACTCTTGTAAAAATTCAACTTCTAACTCTTATCCAATCATCTGTACTAGTTGCTTGATCATCACTTTGTTCCTGTTTACTAGTTGACAACAACTTggtagttttgttgtctaactgattccactactGGTTAAGCTATACCAGTTTGGTCTAAaagacctagatgactaaacaaacatggttgccatcaatgaaaacacaaataagtcatcaaacaacctattacaactatatcatcatcatcaatccaacaatctccccatttggaattgatggcaacacttaagattttattttttttgtctaagtgtcacattacaacaatCATGACTCAACTCAAATACATAATACAAaactcccccttagaaattacattctatcacaaaattttgactgacttatactactccccctttcacatcaatgacaaaggtaagcaaatacatttgaaacaaatgaatacaacacaccaaaatttgcattaccaaatgtaTAAGAGTTTACAATTGCATTTTGAGAAAAACATCAGCAAAATTAGTCTTCAAGACTTTCAAATCATTCTCCCATGTCTCCGAAAGAGTAGATGTAATCTCAATCTGTGTTCAGACCTGGTATGAAATctcttccatagcatcaagtgtACTCATTCCAAGTGTAGTCAAAATTCCCTTTGTCTCTTTGTATCCTCTTTGTAAAAATTCTATTTTGGGGACTAGATCAGTTCGTAACTCCTGCAATGATGTAGTTCTCTTGATTTGTTCTGCCTCATATGCCTTAAGCTTATGTTGTATCACTATGACAGATCTACCAAAAATTATTGTTAAATCATTTAATGGATCAAATGAGTCACTCAAACTATATAGCTCCTACcgagcttcctttctcttcttatcaatatcatcaAAGAGAAATGAAAATTAGCAAATAGGAGAAAGAATTTTACCTCCATTCTTCAAGGCTTCTTTGATTTGGTCCATATTCACAGTAAGACCTTCTCT contains:
- the LOC131032769 gene encoding protein SMALL AUXIN UP-REGULATED RNA 12-like, which translates into the protein MARSKGNPQVLIVKHIVRTLCRLASSIMVDGYSLSSKSRRHFSSRDEFLNRSCGGLPADVPKGHCAVYVGSEQSRYIIPTKYLNHSLFRELLDKAEEEYGFDHQMGLTIPCEEVAFQYLTSILEKRVYH
- the LOC131032739 gene encoding protein SMALL AUXIN UP-REGULATED RNA 12-like; amino-acid sequence: MARSKGNPQVLIVKHIIRVLCRFVNSIKANGYALSSKSRIHFSSRDEFLNGSCGGLPADIPKRHCSVYVGSEQSRYIIPTKYLNHSLFRELLDKAEEEYGFDHQMGLTIPCEEVAFQYLTSMLRKRMYELKVFHP